From Lentisphaera araneosa HTCC2155, the proteins below share one genomic window:
- a CDS encoding pseudouridine synthase, translating into MRIAKFIAACGVCSRRKAEELVNEGHITINNHRVTELSTQVDVDNDEVRYRRKPLVLEKKLYYLLNKPVGYVCTNDDPFAEKKAIDLLPDKGRLYTVGRLDKPSEGLIVLTNDGDLAKIMTHPSFELEKKYRVTVKGRVSQKKLDYLVRDGLTFEGVNYRVLDARIKKQVPGGYMINFTLNEGKNREIRKICQSLDLQVKRLRRYEIAGIALGKLPPGAWRPMTQSEVRFLKSLGN; encoded by the coding sequence ATGAGAATAGCTAAATTTATTGCCGCATGTGGTGTTTGCTCACGACGCAAAGCGGAAGAACTAGTTAATGAAGGTCACATCACCATTAACAATCATCGTGTCACTGAATTATCCACACAAGTTGATGTGGATAACGACGAAGTTCGCTACCGCAGAAAACCTTTAGTTCTAGAGAAAAAACTCTACTACTTACTCAACAAGCCCGTTGGTTATGTTTGTACAAATGATGATCCCTTCGCGGAAAAAAAAGCTATTGATCTGCTTCCAGATAAGGGGCGTCTCTATACAGTAGGGCGCTTAGATAAACCTTCAGAGGGACTCATTGTTTTAACGAATGATGGCGATCTGGCAAAAATCATGACTCATCCATCTTTTGAGCTGGAGAAAAAATATCGCGTCACCGTTAAAGGTCGAGTGAGTCAGAAAAAACTCGATTATCTTGTTCGCGATGGACTGACTTTTGAAGGTGTTAATTACCGCGTACTCGATGCCAGAATCAAAAAGCAGGTTCCTGGTGGATACATGATTAACTTTACTTTAAATGAAGGCAAGAATCGCGAGATTCGCAAAATCTGTCAATCACTCGACCTACAAGTGAAACGCTTGCGTCGTTACGAGATCGCAGGCATTGCCTTAGGTAAGTTACCCCCTGGCGCCTGGCGCCCCATGACTCAATCAGAAGTCCGCTTCTTAAAGTCATTAGGTAATTAA
- a CDS encoding Gfo/Idh/MocA family protein, producing the protein MRLVMIGTGFISKLFAEDMKHAPNCQLHGVVSRTMESAQSFCDQYAPLAKAFTDLDEAMEGADAVYIASPHPMHKETAERAILAGKAVLCEKPLTMNLKDSEDLYAFAKKHGVLLMEAMWTAFFPAIIKLQEIIKDGKIGDIRNAQADFQFFLEFDSNHRLFNPELGGGALLDLGVYPIVISQFVYGAQYPDKITSELIHGASDVDEQGSFTFTYSDGSFYQGAFGLQAMGSNEARIYGSQGSIRIPQNFWHPHKLEITFANGDKEILNFEHPGIGLHYELVSFAETWEKGLIENPIMTHSHSLQRARLVEDIFACAKK; encoded by the coding sequence ATGCGTTTAGTCATGATAGGTACGGGCTTCATTTCCAAGTTATTTGCGGAAGACATGAAACATGCCCCCAACTGCCAGTTACATGGTGTTGTTTCACGAACAATGGAAAGTGCTCAAAGTTTCTGTGATCAATATGCCCCCCTCGCAAAAGCTTTTACTGATTTAGATGAAGCTATGGAAGGTGCCGACGCAGTCTATATTGCGAGCCCTCATCCGATGCATAAAGAAACCGCTGAGAGAGCAATTTTAGCTGGTAAAGCCGTTCTTTGCGAAAAACCTTTAACAATGAACCTCAAAGATTCTGAAGATCTATATGCCTTTGCCAAAAAGCATGGTGTCTTATTGATGGAAGCGATGTGGACAGCTTTCTTTCCAGCTATCATCAAATTGCAGGAAATCATTAAAGATGGTAAAATTGGCGACATTCGCAATGCTCAGGCTGATTTCCAGTTCTTCTTAGAATTTGACTCCAATCACCGCCTCTTTAATCCCGAACTTGGTGGTGGTGCCCTACTCGACCTCGGTGTTTATCCAATCGTTATTAGTCAATTCGTATATGGCGCACAATATCCAGATAAGATTACGAGTGAACTCATACATGGAGCAAGTGATGTGGATGAACAGGGTTCCTTCACTTTCACTTATAGTGATGGCAGTTTCTACCAAGGTGCTTTTGGCCTCCAAGCAATGGGGTCTAACGAAGCTCGAATTTACGGATCACAAGGAAGTATTCGTATTCCACAAAATTTCTGGCATCCGCACAAGTTGGAAATAACTTTTGCAAATGGAGATAAAGAGATTCTCAACTTTGAGCACCCTGGTATTGGGCTTCACTACGAGCTCGTATCTTTTGCTGAAACATGGGAAAAAGGTTTGATTGAAAATCCCATCATGACTCATTCTCACAGTTTACAGCGCGCGCGTTTGGTAGAAGATATTTTTGCTTGCGCTAAAAAGTAA
- a CDS encoding SMP-30/gluconolactonase/LRE family protein, whose protein sequence is MKKLTSLVLALFLVPLALADSLVQDRAQLQLISSEFKFTEGPIADKDGNVYFTDQPNNRIMLYKTSAELEIFMQPAGRSNGLYFTAEGKLIACADEKNELWLIEPKTKEKTIILDSGNGKKLNGPNDAWIAPNGGIYFSNPHYKRPWWQDKSLRQEMQGVYYIAPGTKKVIIADADLVKANGLVGTPDGKKLYIADIGDKKTYSYDIEPNGSLSNKQLFCNMGSDGMTIDEKGNIYLTGKGVHIFSPEGKKLHHIDIKGWTANICFGGKEMKTLFITQQKNFYSLKMKVRGPGAHFK, encoded by the coding sequence ATGAAAAAACTTACATCTCTTGTCCTCGCACTCTTCTTAGTTCCTCTCGCACTCGCAGACTCACTTGTGCAAGACCGAGCGCAACTTCAACTTATTTCCTCCGAATTTAAATTCACCGAAGGCCCCATAGCTGACAAAGACGGAAACGTTTATTTCACTGACCAACCCAATAACCGCATCATGCTGTATAAAACAAGTGCTGAGCTCGAAATCTTTATGCAGCCCGCTGGTCGTTCCAACGGACTCTATTTTACTGCCGAGGGTAAACTGATTGCTTGTGCCGACGAAAAAAATGAACTCTGGCTCATCGAACCAAAGACCAAAGAAAAAACAATCATCCTCGATTCGGGCAATGGCAAAAAACTCAATGGCCCCAACGACGCTTGGATCGCCCCAAATGGCGGCATCTACTTTTCCAACCCCCACTACAAACGCCCTTGGTGGCAAGACAAAAGTCTCCGTCAAGAAATGCAGGGCGTTTATTATATTGCTCCAGGAACAAAGAAAGTGATCATTGCCGATGCTGACTTAGTCAAAGCAAATGGCCTTGTTGGCACTCCCGATGGCAAAAAGCTTTACATTGCTGATATCGGAGATAAAAAAACCTACTCCTACGACATCGAGCCCAATGGTTCACTCAGCAATAAACAACTCTTCTGTAATATGGGTTCGGATGGCATGACGATTGATGAAAAAGGCAACATCTACCTCACGGGCAAAGGCGTGCACATCTTCAGCCCCGAAGGGAAAAAACTACACCATATTGATATCAAAGGTTGGACGGCCAACATCTGCTTTGGTGGCAAAGAAATGAAAACACTTTTCATTACCCAGCAGAAAAACTTCTACTCACTCAAAATGAAAGTCCGTGGCCCAGGAGCTCACTTTAAGTAA
- a CDS encoding NAD-dependent epimerase/dehydratase family protein → MKKVMIIGGSGCVGEETAKALLKSQNCEVIAVSRGKAAHDAIEGVIYEQGDILDKESILRLLQKYAVTHLLHTAALRTSQCKANPEQAVQVNIIGTANVLEAIREYAKLEHVVFISTAAVYKVPKDGTRPDENSPVEALNLYTSTKLAGEALVESYAHSYGLQCSVLRPQIIYGPSRGEEGSTAGVSLALKEARAGRAYTIPFSGQYAFTYSEDIGAFCKEVLLDSKSNSAFELYNLPGESLDIDDVVKEINSQSGKDLISYLPNQYPFAKGVLSEKFLKRFPSCDMSKFKKVVATYF, encoded by the coding sequence ATGAAGAAAGTAATGATCATAGGTGGCTCGGGTTGCGTTGGAGAGGAGACGGCGAAGGCTTTGCTGAAGTCGCAAAATTGTGAAGTCATTGCGGTGTCGCGGGGGAAAGCTGCGCACGACGCCATTGAGGGGGTGATTTATGAGCAGGGAGATATTTTGGATAAGGAATCTATTCTGCGCTTGTTGCAAAAATATGCTGTGACTCATCTTCTTCACACAGCGGCTTTGCGGACCTCGCAATGCAAAGCTAATCCTGAGCAGGCCGTACAAGTCAATATTATTGGGACAGCGAATGTCTTGGAAGCGATTCGCGAATACGCTAAGTTAGAACACGTTGTTTTTATTAGTACGGCTGCGGTCTATAAAGTACCAAAAGACGGAACCCGCCCCGATGAAAATTCCCCTGTAGAGGCTTTGAATCTCTATACCTCAACAAAGCTTGCGGGTGAAGCCTTAGTTGAATCTTACGCTCATTCTTATGGGCTGCAATGCTCGGTGCTAAGACCGCAAATTATTTATGGTCCAAGTCGCGGAGAAGAGGGCTCCACGGCAGGTGTCAGCCTCGCCTTAAAAGAAGCCAGAGCGGGTAGGGCCTACACCATACCTTTCAGCGGTCAGTACGCCTTTACCTATAGCGAAGATATAGGAGCCTTTTGCAAAGAAGTGCTGCTCGATTCAAAGAGCAACTCGGCTTTTGAACTTTATAATTTGCCTGGAGAGAGCCTAGATATTGATGACGTGGTGAAAGAGATTAACTCCCAAAGCGGAAAAGATTTGATTAGCTACCTTCCTAATCAGTACCCATTTGCTAAAGGAGTTTTAAGTGAGAAATTTCTCAAACGCTTCCCTTCATGTGATATGAGTAAATTCAAGAAAGTTGTAGCAACATATTTCTAG
- a CDS encoding glycine--tRNA ligase produces the protein MSSQVTLEKITNLCKRRGLIFQSSELYGGFNGFWDYGPYGTAMRRAVEATWWDYMVEQRENVVGQDSTIICHPQVWKASGHVDQFADIMVDNKDSKKRYRIDNLLEQQSEEILAKVAELMGSTSDIGKLEAAFETKLQEGENIDSVLADAKVVDPSTDKVGDWTPPRQFNLMMQTYVGPVFSEENKAYLRAETCQPIFVNFQTICNSTRQKLPFGIAQTGKAFRNEINPRNFTFRSREFNQMEMEFFCHSDDSMDWYNFWRDQRLAFYSDVLKFKPESMRTHDHDKLAHYAKAAMDIEFEFPFGWGELEGIHHRGTWDLSQHAEFSGQKQEYFDQGRNEKYIPTVVETSVGLDRLMLALLCEAYDEDEAETAKDGKEVEGRVVMRFPAIIAPVQVAILPLSKKLGEGARELHAKLKPFFRSEYDEAQSIGKRYRRQDEIGTPFCLTFDFDSLEDNCVTVRERDTMSQERVAIDQLANYLMDKIRG, from the coding sequence ATGTCTTCTCAAGTTACCTTGGAAAAGATTACAAATTTATGTAAACGTCGTGGTTTAATTTTTCAGAGTTCTGAACTCTATGGAGGCTTCAATGGCTTCTGGGATTACGGCCCTTATGGCACAGCCATGCGCCGTGCAGTTGAAGCGACTTGGTGGGATTACATGGTCGAGCAACGCGAAAATGTTGTCGGTCAGGACTCCACAATCATTTGTCACCCACAAGTTTGGAAAGCTTCTGGTCACGTCGATCAGTTTGCCGACATCATGGTGGACAATAAAGATAGTAAAAAACGTTACAGAATCGATAACCTGCTCGAGCAACAAAGTGAAGAGATTTTAGCGAAAGTCGCAGAACTCATGGGTTCAACTTCTGATATCGGTAAACTCGAAGCTGCTTTTGAAACAAAACTTCAAGAAGGTGAAAACATTGATTCAGTTCTTGCTGATGCAAAAGTTGTTGATCCTTCTACAGACAAAGTTGGTGACTGGACTCCTCCACGTCAATTCAACTTGATGATGCAAACTTATGTTGGTCCGGTTTTCAGTGAAGAAAACAAAGCTTACTTACGAGCCGAAACTTGTCAGCCAATTTTTGTGAACTTCCAAACCATTTGTAATTCAACACGCCAAAAGCTTCCCTTTGGTATTGCTCAAACGGGTAAAGCTTTCCGTAACGAAATTAACCCTCGTAACTTCACTTTCCGTTCACGTGAATTCAATCAAATGGAAATGGAATTCTTCTGCCATTCAGATGACTCAATGGATTGGTACAACTTCTGGCGCGATCAGCGTTTAGCTTTCTACTCAGATGTACTTAAGTTCAAACCTGAGAGCATGAGAACTCACGATCACGATAAGCTTGCGCATTACGCAAAAGCTGCAATGGACATTGAATTTGAATTCCCCTTCGGCTGGGGTGAGCTCGAAGGTATTCACCACCGCGGCACTTGGGATTTAAGCCAACACGCTGAATTCTCTGGTCAAAAACAAGAGTACTTCGACCAAGGTCGCAACGAAAAGTATATTCCAACAGTAGTAGAAACTTCTGTGGGTCTCGATCGTCTCATGCTCGCACTCCTTTGTGAAGCTTACGACGAAGACGAAGCTGAAACAGCTAAAGACGGAAAAGAAGTTGAAGGTCGCGTTGTGATGCGTTTTCCAGCTATTATTGCTCCTGTTCAAGTAGCGATTCTCCCACTCTCGAAAAAGCTTGGCGAAGGTGCACGTGAACTTCATGCCAAACTCAAACCTTTCTTCCGTTCTGAATATGACGAAGCTCAAAGTATTGGTAAGCGCTACAGACGCCAAGATGAAATTGGTACACCTTTCTGCTTAACATTTGACTTTGATTCACTCGAAGATAACTGTGTAACAGTTCGTGAACGTGATACCATGAGTCAAGAACGCGTGGCCATTGATCAATTGGCCAACTACCTCATGGATAAAATTAGAGGCTAA
- the hisC gene encoding histidinol-phosphate transaminase, with product MSYFRPDIEAMEGYVPGEQPKGRVLTKLNTNENPFPPSPKVVEAIRNFPFEELRKYPAPYSDPVREAASKVYDIPADQIIAGNGSDDILTILFRSFVGEGHTVGWLNPSYSLYPVLANIQGGEHLTVDLKDNFGLPDNLAEKAKSSKLFFITRPNAPTGNAFEKDRLREFIANYHGIVVIDEAYADFCEDNCFDMIDEFPNVIITRTLSKSYSLAGIRAGLAFSNKNIIMGMHKVRDSYNVNGLTQAAAAAALLDQDYFLKNTQIVIDTRKKTAKRLQELGFDVKPSEANFLFCIPPINAEEFTHKVKEGGFLIRYFNTKGIDNYVRISIGSQQEMNEFLALTESILQDNK from the coding sequence TTGAGTTATTTCCGCCCCGACATTGAGGCCATGGAAGGTTACGTTCCGGGTGAACAACCAAAAGGACGTGTGCTCACCAAACTCAATACCAATGAAAATCCTTTTCCGCCTTCTCCTAAGGTTGTGGAAGCGATTCGCAATTTCCCTTTTGAAGAACTCAGAAAGTACCCAGCCCCATATTCTGATCCCGTCCGAGAAGCCGCCTCAAAGGTTTACGATATTCCTGCGGATCAAATTATCGCAGGCAATGGTTCTGACGATATATTAACGATCCTTTTTCGTTCTTTCGTAGGTGAAGGTCACACAGTTGGCTGGCTGAATCCTTCTTATTCGCTTTATCCTGTGCTCGCTAATATCCAGGGCGGTGAACATCTCACTGTAGACTTAAAAGACAATTTTGGCTTGCCGGATAATTTAGCTGAGAAAGCTAAGTCTTCGAAACTCTTCTTTATTACGCGTCCCAATGCTCCAACGGGTAACGCTTTTGAAAAAGATCGCCTTAGAGAGTTCATAGCTAATTACCATGGTATCGTCGTGATTGATGAGGCTTATGCCGACTTCTGCGAAGATAATTGTTTTGATATGATTGATGAGTTTCCCAATGTGATTATTACTCGAACTCTATCGAAAAGTTATTCTTTAGCGGGTATTCGTGCAGGCTTAGCATTCTCTAATAAAAATATCATTATGGGTATGCACAAAGTGCGCGACTCCTATAACGTCAATGGCTTAACTCAAGCAGCTGCAGCTGCAGCACTTCTCGATCAGGACTACTTCCTCAAAAACACTCAGATCGTCATTGATACTCGCAAGAAAACCGCCAAGCGTTTACAAGAACTCGGTTTTGATGTCAAACCTTCAGAAGCTAACTTCCTTTTCTGTATTCCTCCTATAAATGCGGAAGAATTCACGCATAAAGTGAAAGAGGGCGGCTTCTTAATCCGTTACTTTAATACCAAAGGGATTGATAATTATGTACGTATCTCTATTGGCAGTCAGCAAGAAATGAACGAATTCCTTGCTCTCACTGAATCAATCCTTCAGGATAATAAATGA
- a CDS encoding anthranilate synthase component II — MLVMIDNYDSFTWNLVQYFGELGHLPKVIRNDKVSIAELDELNPQALIISPGPCSPKEAGISCEAIEHFAVKGVPVFGVCLGMQSIVEVYGGTVGRAPMLMHGKTSPIEHTGQSVFTDIPSPYDATRYHSLCALGELPDCLEITAKSDDGVVQGVMHKTLPVHGVQFHPESILTEHGHDLLNNFLKIAGIVN; from the coding sequence ATGTTAGTAATGATCGACAATTACGATTCCTTTACTTGGAATCTTGTTCAATACTTCGGTGAATTAGGACACCTTCCTAAAGTCATCCGCAATGACAAAGTGAGCATCGCCGAGTTGGATGAACTCAATCCTCAGGCATTGATTATTTCACCTGGTCCTTGCTCGCCAAAAGAAGCGGGAATTTCCTGTGAAGCCATTGAACATTTTGCCGTAAAAGGCGTACCTGTCTTTGGTGTTTGCCTTGGTATGCAGTCGATCGTTGAAGTCTATGGTGGAACGGTAGGTCGTGCTCCTATGTTGATGCACGGAAAAACTTCTCCCATAGAACATACAGGGCAATCAGTTTTTACTGATATTCCGTCCCCTTATGATGCCACACGTTATCATTCACTCTGTGCTTTAGGTGAACTTCCCGATTGCCTAGAAATTACGGCAAAAAGTGATGATGGTGTCGTGCAGGGCGTTATGCATAAAACACTACCAGTTCATGGTGTACAGTTTCACCCTGAATCTATTTTGACTGAACATGGTCATGACTTGCTCAATAACTTTTTGAAAATTGCGGGGATCGTCAATTGA
- a CDS encoding IS110 family transposase, protein MYNTRTKNPSEYQVIIAIDWADQKHDLRILKDCEEECKVISSDLLTLKNFFDTLILETVNGSIAIVIESCQSALMNLLISFTEFDIYVVHPTTASKFAKTFHLSGAKSDRADTKSLLELYLKHPDKVQKVDSSFSKGKLKRLNIKRRDLVDDRTRLTNQLIALLKIYYPNALKVVGNHLYADMFLDFLDKYPSPQDVINAHQIGITKFFNKRSTNHSKTKERVQILRSSVIVVNDEGELDYYIFEIQQFCHRIRSLNKVIKAYDEKIEQAYRSNEDYEMFQSFPGAGPSIGPRLMAFFGDDRDKFKSVNEVLKISEIAPVTIQSGKMNIVRRRFLCDRFTQLSFVEFANNSIRSSIWAHEFYYHKKALNIPHFTILRALAYKWIRIMYRCWKTRTPYNEKTYLEVLERRRPAWFQKFVN, encoded by the coding sequence ATGTATAATACAAGAACTAAAAATCCATCTGAATATCAAGTTATTATTGCGATCGACTGGGCGGATCAAAAACATGACCTACGAATTCTTAAGGATTGTGAAGAAGAATGTAAAGTTATCAGTAGCGATTTACTTACTCTCAAAAACTTCTTTGATACACTCATACTTGAAACTGTTAATGGTTCCATTGCCATTGTCATCGAGAGCTGTCAATCTGCACTGATGAATTTATTAATATCATTCACAGAGTTTGATATCTATGTGGTTCATCCTACGACTGCTTCAAAGTTTGCTAAAACATTTCATTTGAGTGGTGCTAAAAGTGACCGAGCAGATACTAAATCATTACTTGAACTGTATTTAAAACATCCTGATAAAGTTCAAAAAGTAGACTCATCTTTTTCAAAGGGGAAACTGAAGCGACTTAATATAAAAAGGCGTGATTTAGTAGATGATAGAACTCGTTTAACTAATCAATTAATTGCGTTATTGAAGATTTATTACCCAAACGCCCTCAAAGTCGTGGGCAATCATTTATATGCAGATATGTTTCTAGACTTTTTAGACAAATATCCAAGCCCGCAGGATGTTATTAATGCTCATCAAATCGGCATTACCAAATTCTTTAACAAACGCAGTACCAATCATAGTAAAACAAAAGAGAGAGTTCAAATATTACGCTCCTCCGTAATTGTTGTTAATGATGAAGGTGAGTTGGATTACTACATATTTGAGATACAACAATTCTGCCACAGAATCAGGAGTTTAAATAAGGTCATTAAAGCTTATGACGAAAAAATTGAGCAAGCATATCGCAGTAATGAAGACTATGAAATGTTTCAATCTTTCCCAGGAGCAGGCCCTAGTATCGGCCCACGTCTTATGGCTTTCTTTGGGGACGATCGAGATAAATTTAAGTCTGTAAATGAGGTTCTTAAAATCAGTGAAATAGCTCCTGTGACAATTCAGAGTGGAAAAATGAATATTGTCCGAAGACGTTTTTTATGTGATAGGTTCACTCAACTTAGTTTTGTGGAGTTCGCAAATAATTCCATAAGATCGTCAATATGGGCACATGAATTTTATTATCATAAGAAAGCTCTTAACATACCTCATTTCACTATACTTAGAGCTTTGGCATACAAATGGATTCGTATCATGTATCGCTGCTGGAAAACGAGAACTCCATATAATGAAAAGACCTATCTGGAAGTATTGGAGCGAAGGCGACCTGCATGGTTTCAGAAATTCGTTAATTAA
- the ltrA gene encoding group II intron reverse transcriptase/maturase, whose translation MSEMAKQILGRDERFVEIQAWASPSVWTDQMLKTLHRGVERGKWYSLSDKLMRKNNIMEAWEKVCSNKGKHGVDMVSIERYESELEYNNAKLLEELQDGRYDPSAVRRVEIPKGDGRKTRPLGIPTVRDRVVQTALKHVIEPIFDIDFSPYSFGFRPKLGCKDALRRVNELLKQGYLYVMDADIQSYFDTIPHEKLMSRVKEKIIDGKILDLIEQFLKANIFDGLKHWEPEEGTPQGGIISPLLANIYLDPFDHKMTEAGFEIVRYADDFLIMCKSKESAKRALRKTRRWMKANGLKLHPEKTRIADMTEKCEYFEFLGYHFERTRNTHRIKRWPRKQSLKKCKDAIRKKTRRSNKDSIEDIIAYLRPNLLGWYQYFKHSTVYAMRGIDEFTRRRLRSIIAKYNRKKGSHRMIDTRKYNKAYFTDLGFFSLEEAWKLEFQSLRSKH comes from the coding sequence ATGTCAGAAATGGCTAAACAAATATTAGGACGAGATGAACGCTTTGTGGAAATACAAGCGTGGGCGTCACCTTCTGTCTGGACGGATCAGATGCTGAAAACTCTTCATAGAGGAGTTGAAAGAGGCAAGTGGTACAGCTTATCAGATAAGCTGATGCGTAAGAATAATATTATGGAGGCTTGGGAGAAAGTGTGTTCAAATAAGGGCAAACATGGAGTGGACATGGTATCAATCGAGCGCTACGAATCAGAGCTGGAGTATAATAATGCTAAGCTTCTCGAAGAACTGCAAGATGGAAGGTATGATCCCAGTGCAGTGCGCCGAGTGGAAATCCCAAAAGGTGATGGTCGAAAGACCAGACCTCTGGGAATACCCACAGTGCGTGATCGAGTAGTTCAAACAGCTCTGAAACATGTGATAGAGCCGATATTCGATATCGACTTCTCGCCCTACAGTTTTGGATTTCGTCCAAAGCTGGGTTGCAAGGATGCACTTAGACGAGTGAATGAATTGTTAAAGCAGGGCTATCTCTATGTTATGGATGCCGACATCCAAAGCTACTTCGATACTATACCACATGAGAAACTCATGAGTCGAGTCAAGGAAAAGATCATTGATGGTAAAATTCTTGATCTGATCGAACAATTCCTCAAAGCCAATATCTTTGATGGACTCAAACATTGGGAACCTGAAGAAGGTACACCGCAGGGAGGAATTATCAGTCCTCTGTTAGCAAATATCTATCTTGATCCCTTTGATCACAAGATGACCGAGGCTGGATTCGAGATAGTGCGCTATGCAGACGATTTCCTGATCATGTGTAAAAGTAAAGAATCAGCCAAAAGGGCATTGCGCAAAACGCGAAGGTGGATGAAAGCCAATGGGCTGAAACTTCATCCAGAAAAAACGCGAATTGCCGACATGACAGAGAAGTGCGAGTACTTCGAGTTTCTCGGATACCATTTCGAGAGAACGCGAAATACACATCGCATTAAACGTTGGCCAAGGAAGCAGAGCCTGAAGAAATGCAAAGATGCCATACGCAAGAAAACGAGGAGAAGCAATAAGGACTCAATAGAGGACATAATTGCTTACCTTCGGCCAAATCTTCTCGGATGGTATCAATACTTCAAGCACTCCACTGTGTATGCAATGCGAGGTATAGATGAATTTACACGCAGAAGACTGCGCAGCATTATAGCCAAATATAATCGCAAGAAAGGTTCTCATCGCATGATTGATACTCGTAAATACAATAAAGCCTACTTTACAGATCTAGGCTTCTTTTCACTGGAGGAAGCCTGGAAACTGGAATTTCAGTCTCTTCGGAGTAAGCACTGA
- a CDS encoding type II secretion system protein — MNKKFSLIELLVVIAIIGILASLILPSLAQARKTARSSICLNNQKQIYTAELMWAGDNEGLIIYCYNGEDWNARSYDDMLGEYMGRELSGTIKRKNGMEVGDSTSKVNDVFQCPEDTLENHWDNFIRRTYSRNSGPNFWDGVSFGSEDEVWLESIQLKFSEIDDASRVMLTSEKAINFNSLGRKGQSRLFRPTDQYEGEQFDLHGSYKYNYTFVDGSTKTMSIFAGIGDGDINNPLGIWTRVSGD; from the coding sequence ATGAATAAAAAGTTTTCCCTGATCGAGCTTTTAGTTGTCATTGCGATTATTGGCATATTAGCTTCTTTAATACTGCCCTCATTAGCACAAGCAAGAAAAACCGCTCGATCTTCCATTTGCCTCAATAATCAAAAACAAATTTATACTGCAGAATTGATGTGGGCCGGTGATAATGAAGGCCTCATTATTTATTGTTATAACGGAGAAGATTGGAACGCTCGAAGTTACGATGACATGTTGGGAGAATACATGGGACGCGAATTAAGTGGAACGATTAAAAGAAAAAACGGCATGGAAGTCGGAGATAGCACTTCTAAAGTTAATGATGTTTTTCAATGCCCAGAAGATACCTTGGAAAACCACTGGGATAATTTTATACGACGAACTTATTCAAGGAACTCAGGTCCAAATTTTTGGGATGGAGTATCCTTTGGCTCTGAAGATGAAGTTTGGTTAGAATCAATTCAACTCAAATTTTCTGAGATAGATGACGCCAGTAGAGTCATGCTCACCTCAGAAAAAGCTATCAATTTTAATAGTCTAGGCCGTAAAGGTCAATCACGTTTATTTCGACCAACTGATCAATACGAAGGTGAACAATTCGACTTACATGGTTCTTATAAGTACAATTACACCTTTGTAGACGGCAGTACTAAAACCATGAGTATCTTCGCAGGGATCGGTGATGGCGACATCAATAACCCCTTAGGTATCTGGACACGCGTCAGCGGCGATTAG